A region of Longimicrobiaceae bacterium DNA encodes the following proteins:
- a CDS encoding class I SAM-dependent methyltransferase translates to MIKSARLAKLAMKLWETEPDPGDLALAEIFKTDDFRRADPAGRREMMLASARFRYEYELRYPFSRYFAADIRPLLAGREVLDLGSFTGGRSVAWYEAYRLRRIVGVDVAPEFIEAAETFAAEHGADAEFHLAVGEQLPFEDDRFEAVATFDVFEHVADLSQVMSETFRVLKPGGVLVAVFPQYMNPFEHHLGMVTRMPGVQWLFDSDALNEAYRGILRDRGERASWYAHDFQPWERLHTINGTSIREFEEIVRERPWEVVYQDYMVLLTTTRPIMARPRLKRALEGLRPLLGVQWIRERLADRIAVILRKPAR, encoded by the coding sequence ATGATCAAGAGCGCCCGGCTCGCGAAGCTCGCGATGAAGCTCTGGGAGACCGAACCCGATCCCGGCGACCTCGCGCTGGCGGAGATCTTCAAGACCGACGATTTCCGGCGGGCGGACCCCGCCGGGAGGCGGGAGATGATGCTCGCCTCCGCCCGCTTCCGCTACGAGTACGAGCTTCGGTACCCTTTCTCCCGGTACTTCGCGGCGGACATCCGGCCCCTCCTCGCCGGCAGGGAGGTGCTGGACCTGGGATCGTTCACCGGGGGCAGGTCGGTGGCCTGGTACGAGGCCTACCGGCTCCGCAGGATCGTGGGGGTGGACGTCGCCCCGGAGTTCATCGAGGCGGCGGAGACCTTCGCAGCGGAGCACGGGGCCGACGCGGAGTTCCACCTGGCCGTCGGCGAGCAGCTTCCCTTCGAGGACGACCGCTTCGAAGCCGTGGCGACCTTCGACGTGTTCGAGCACGTCGCCGACCTCTCCCAGGTGATGTCCGAGACCTTCCGGGTGCTGAAGCCCGGGGGCGTGCTGGTGGCGGTGTTCCCTCAATACATGAACCCGTTCGAGCACCACCTGGGCATGGTCACGCGGATGCCCGGGGTGCAGTGGCTCTTCGACAGCGACGCCCTCAACGAGGCGTACCGGGGGATCCTGCGCGATCGCGGCGAGCGGGCGTCGTGGTACGCGCACGACTTCCAGCCGTGGGAGCGGCTGCACACCATCAACGGCACCAGCATCCGGGAGTTCGAGGAGATCGTCCGCGAGCGTCCCTGGGAGGTCGTCTACCAGGACTACATGGTCCTGCTGACCACCACCCGCCCGATCATGGCGCGCCCGCGGCTGAAGCGCGCGCTGGAGGGGCTCCGCCCGCTCCTGGGGGTGCAATGGATCCGCGAGCGCCTGGCCGACCGCATCGCGGTGATCCTGCGCAAGCCCGCCCGGTGA